A portion of the Calliphora vicina chromosome 5, idCalVici1.1, whole genome shotgun sequence genome contains these proteins:
- the LOC135961440 gene encoding uncharacterized protein LOC135961440 yields the protein MDDSDDNLSGLKGLNLYETDEEDLLMVSSEPLKANEDVHPEAHDPAKGDTEQKNRKQDSEQDERKRLAGYKRSLRYVRTLDSRDPASLTTREKRLRRKHTYHIQKYEAMLNTTVVEVRPAKTKTEPNQSRQVITSKHVPHASTGPNTIVVSEDLDVRPSTSKRATSGPKRGDDQCGTTKSASTTPKVLSAISSTRGTAMASKGTASRPSIKRQRSGETQVSEGKRLKPSTSLTSAPELQVAIIDRSQPDGKMTTDRWLLLEEKILRALVDELACSEDDSFTAFDGAKWLKGVKIIGCGNEKALGFLSNCIRGVGELWPNARIEIVPLDQVPFRTTVRVWVPPPLLEDEATLTLIKRQNKELGTEDWTIERGRSRDKGEGKDLWIKIGSESLRLLRSSQGVIKYGLNQLRLILPAVKRNDEPKRPESGTD from the coding sequence ATGGACGACAGCGACGACAACCTCTCAGGTCTGAAAGGGTTAAACCTTTATGAGACTGATGAGGAGGACTTACTCATGGTGTCCTCCGAGCCGCTAAAAGCGAATGAAGACGTACATCCGGAGGCCCATGACCCTGCAAAGGGAGACACAGAACAGAAAAACAGGAAACAGGACTCAGAACAGGACGAACGGAAAAGGTTGGCGGGCTACAAACGCTCTCTCCGGTATGTCAGGACGTTGGACTCGCGAGATCCCGCGTCTTTGACCACCAGGGAAAAGCGTTTGCGGCGTAAACATACCTACCACATACAGAAGTATGAGGCCATGCTAAATACTACTGTTGTGGAGGTAAGGCCAGCCAAGACTAAGACCGAACCAAACCAGAGCAGGCAGGTGATCACATCTAAACATGTGCCCCATGCCAGCACTGGACCGAACACGATCGTCGTCTCGGAGGATCTTGACGTACGCCCATCTACATCAAAGAGGGCCACGTCGGGGCCAAAGAGAGGTGATGACCAATGCGGCACGACGAAGTCTGCTAGCACAACACCCAAGGTGCTGTCCGCAATCTCCTCTACTCGAGGAACCGCGATGGCTTCCAAAGGTACAGCAAGCAGGCCTAGTATTAAGCGGCAAAGGTCAGGTGAAACGCAGGTGTCTGAGGGTAAGCGGCTGAAACCATCAACTAGCTTAACATCAGCACCTGAGCTACAAGTAGCCATCATAGATCGTAGTCAACCTGATGGGAAAATGACTACGGACAGATGGCTGCTTCTGGAGGAGAAGATCTTGCGGGCACTAGTGGACGAACTCGCATGCAGTGAGGATGATTCCTTCACTGCATTCGATGGCGCCAAATGGTTAAAGGGTGTCAAGATCATCGGGTGCGGTAACGAGAAGGCCCTAGGCTTTCTCAGTAACTGTATCCGAGGAGTTGGCGAACTCTGGCCCAATGCAAGAATCGAAATCGTCCCACTGGATCAAGTACCTTTTCGTACGACGGTGAGAGTGTGGGTCCCTCCTCCCCTTTTGGAGGACGAAGCCACGCTAACACTTATAAAGCGTCAGAATAAGGAACTTGGTACAGAGGACTGGACGATTGAACGAGGGCGCTCTAGGGACAAAGGAGAAGGCAAGGATCTCTGGATCAAAATTGGTTCAGAATCCCTCCGACTCCTGCGTTCTTCGCAAGGCGTCATCAAATACGGGCTAAACCAACTCCGGTTGATCTTGCCCGCGGTGAAGCGCAATGATGAACCCAAGCGGCCTGAGAGTGGTACAGATTAA